The Komagataeibacter sp. FNDCR2 nucleotide sequence GGCCGTGAAATTGCCCGTAAAATGACGCTGAGCGGCGATATCGTGACCGTTCTCGGTCGCTCGGATGCGCTGCTTGAGGCAGCGGTCAACGCGGGGGAGGCGCATCATTATGTCGTTGCCGATATTACGTGCGAAAAGGAACTGGATGACGCCTTCCATACGGCCGTGGCGAAGGCGGGAGCGATTGATGTCCTGATCAACAACGCCGGTGGTTCAGCCAGCGCCCGTTTTGCCGACATGACCATGGACGCGTTTGTGCAGGCATTCCGGCTGAACGTGCTGGGGGCGGCACGGCTGTGCCAGTTGGCGTTGCCATCCATGGTGGAAAGAAAGGACGGGCGCATCGTCAATGTCGCCTCCACGGCGGCGCTGCGCGGGTATACTTACGTCTCCCCCTATGTCACCGCCAAGCACGCCCTGCTGGGCCTGACCCGCTCGCTTGCGCTTGAATATGCGCGTCATGACATAACCGTAAACGCTGTCTGCCCGGGCTTTACGGAAAGTGACCTGGTGCGTGACAGCGTGGAACGCATCGTTAAGAAAAGTGGTCGCCCGGCGGATGATATCCGCACCGAATTTGCCCGTTTCAACCCCCGTGGCCGCCTTAACAGCGTGGAGGAAGTGGCCGTGGCGGTTGCCTTCCTGTGCGGTCGGGAAGCCGGGGCCATCAACGGCATTGCACTGCCCGTTGCCGGGGGAGAGGTGGGGTAAGGCCCGCCCTGACCAGGCCGGTCTGTTCCCGGCCGGGAATTTTTCCATTTCATGCAGGTGAAAACAAACATGGATTCATGTCTGACAACAAAAACGGACCACAAGATCCTATTGCCCGACGGCTGGCCTGCGCCACGCGGGTATTCCCATGCCATTGCCGCGTCCGGGCGACTGCTGGTGCTGGGTGGCCAGATTGGCATAACCCCGCAGGGTGACATGCGCGACGGGTTCGTGGCGCAATGTGAACAGGCGCTG carries:
- a CDS encoding SDR family NAD(P)-dependent oxidoreductase, with the protein product MRARHVLVTGGSKDIGREIARKMTLSGDIVTVLGRSDALLEAAVNAGEAHHYVVADITCEKELDDAFHTAVAKAGAIDVLINNAGGSASARFADMTMDAFVQAFRLNVLGAARLCQLALPSMVERKDGRIVNVASTAALRGYTYVSPYVTAKHALLGLTRSLALEYARHDITVNAVCPGFTESDLVRDSVERIVKKSGRPADDIRTEFARFNPRGRLNSVEEVAVAVAFLCGREAGAINGIALPVAGGEVG